The Paucidesulfovibrio gracilis DSM 16080 region GCAGCAGCGGGTAAATGGTGGCGGCCACGGCCGTATGCGCCATGAAGTGGGTCAAAAACGCGGTGACGATGAATACGCCCAGATAGATCATGCTGGTGCGTTCGCCCACCACCTTGAGCATCTTGTAGGCCAGCCGCTTGGTCAGGCCGGTTTTGGTAAAGACCAAACCGATGACGATGGAACCGAAGATAAAGAGCACGGACGGGTCCATGAAGTCTTTAAACGCGGCCTTGGGATCCCAGACGCCTTCGGCGTTGGTGCGCAGGTGCAGCAGGGTTTGCAGCACGCCGATGAGCAGGGATGTGATGCCGATGGGCACCACCTCGAACACCCACCAGGTTCCGGCCCAGAGGAATACGCCCAGGGCGCCTTTGCCTTCGCTGGAGAGCACAAAATGCGCACCGTCCGGGTCGATGGCGTCGGGCCAGGGCGGGCAGAAATAGACCAACGAGAACAAGGCCGGTCCGAGCAGCAGGAAGAACAATCGCTTCCAGTTGAATGATTTTTGGTCGATGGCGGCAGCAGTCATTTGCTTACTTCCTCCTCAAAAAAACAAAACGTCCGGCAATGCGCGGACGGATGATTACATATTGCAGGCCAGGGTCAGTTCGCGGACCTTTTCAAACACGTCGCCCAGGCGCAGCACGCCGGTGACGTCCTCGCCGTTGCGGACGATGATGGGCTGATGCACGCCCATGACGAACTTATGCAGCGCCTTGCCCACGTCGTCGCCTTCGTCCATGAATTCCTTGGCGTCGCAGGTCTGCATGATGTCCGAAACCTTGAGTCCGGCCCCCTGTTCACAGAGGTTCTCGAGCGGCTCGGTCCAGAGATCATAATCTTTGTAGAGCTTGGCCACGTAATCCGAGGTGAGCGAGGCTTCGGCCTTGCCCTCGCCCATGAGGCGCTTGTAGGTCGGCTCCAGGGCCATGAACACGTCGAGCATGGTCACCTTGCCCAAAAATTTCCCATCCTTGCCGAAAACCAGTGCGTCGCGGTGCGCGTGGC contains the following coding sequences:
- a CDS encoding CBS domain-containing protein; the protein is MKSITVKELMVPLAEYVRVGEDDTLHQCFQAMEEDRKRKGLSGHAHRDALVFGKDGKFLGKVTMLDVFMALEPTYKRLMGEGKAEASLTSDYVAKLYKDYDLWTEPLENLCEQGAGLKVSDIMQTCDAKEFMDEGDDVGKALHKFVMGVHQPIIVRNGEDVTGVLRLGDVFEKVRELTLACNM